In the genome of Rhopalosiphum padi isolate XX-2018 chromosome 1, ASM2088224v1, whole genome shotgun sequence, the window ctgtGATAATTaaatgatgaataatattatgtagttatgaCGGACCTATTAATTTGTAACGAATAttctattatgatatacatattattattactataggtatattataaacgcACGATTAGAATATCAGAACTGaatgtaataatgtacaataatatgcatattataatagtaatattccCGACTACGACtaaatagtgtattattatttttattatattatattattgtttcgcGTCAATGTTCAACGTTAGAGTTTAAGCGTAAttgtaactaatatttaaacggttattaataattcataatgatctgtaatatttaatgtgttGTAATAAGTGTCTAGATGTATAAagaataaacgtaataataaaacaatactacAACTGGCGCCCGTCAGCTATAGGTGCCGCGTGCTTGTAAAAACTACTATTATCGTtacgttgtatattatttataaataaaaataaaaaatatattactgagCCTATGTTTACGATataaggatataataatattatattatgtagacacgagtcatattgtatacttatatacttgtAGTTATAtgaacgaaataaataaaacgtaatattattcgtgaacgtgttttataatattaaacctatacgcctttattaaatgtattacctaCAGGGCTACAGCCGATCCTGCACGGTGCGGCGGCGTTTCTGACGCTTCGCGAATCCAATGCCCGTCGCATGACGTCCATGAAGTTAGCCTCATCAACTCGTTCAATCGACTCCAAAAGTCCAAATAGCTGTCAATATTTTGCAAATTGGTTTTGGAATTTACAAATCACTACAAACGCcgcaaatcaaaattttaccccATTATGCTGTCGAATTTGAGACAGTACCAATATTTTGCAACTAATTTGCAACAATGTATAGCATCACCTGTTTTCCGGCCAACTCCATGCAGCCCCCCCCCCCAACTTAAAGCAATCGATTTCAAACCTAACCTTTTGCAaatgattttcaaggaatttAGCACAAATTGTGGTAAGGGAGCCTTGTCATTCATATTCCTGACAACTAATCCCCTCTCcctaaaaacattcaaaattgtaaacttATTACGTGGACTAGGGACTTccctaaaaaaccttaaaatatgcatGTACTTATGTCCTAAACTCTAAAGAATCACtaaatatgcatattgcatttaaaaaagtatacttgtaataaattataataatatttgtagatatgataggtacataaacagatacatttgattatatagattaatttgattaattatctgagataattattttccttttttcagatttgttttcattttacattgagttttagtttaaaacaaaaatttttaattttttttcaataatcaactttaattgaataaatttgtatattattaattctaaaatttaagaattcataaaaattaaataataattgttgtattaatCAATAACTTTCAACCTGTTGAATTATGTTTACCTATTAATGCGTAGGTTGTCCGATAAATAAGGCAcaacaattatataggtactgaataatgaaaaatgaatttattacattaaaatgtttacacaattaattaaacatatttttctatgTTTCTACAGTTACTATTCAAAATCAGCATTTTCCCAACAATAAAGTAACTTCAAAACACCATCTCAGAAAAATACGCGATACATTTcccatcaatattcaatatattatggcATTGGCATATATATTACCATTTCATTTAAGTAAGATACTTGGCTATTAAACTAGcatacctactattttttttttttttatatatattttgttattatccttttaaataatcaacaaggtaataaaataatatagtactgtatttattataaaaaacaataaaaggaCAAAGGACATTTAAGTTCGGAAACAATACGTTggtgataatgataaataatagtaaaatataataatatatatgacagTAAAGAAGCGGCACTGGTTTAATACAGTGTATCAAAAAAGCCAAATAAATTACGGTTTGATTGGTATGCTTAGACGATTAGGACTTATTGACTATTTATTACTGAAGTAATACGTAAATACAAATAGGTAACATAccttcatatatatttaaatagaattccATCAGAAATAGGTTTGAACTCATAATGCTTAAACAATCGACACATCTgagatttaaatacaatttgattatTAACAGGTCAcaggaaattataaaattgaaaatagtgatgaattttcttttaaagtattatattcttaaacgCTAGGTaatgatcaaattaaataaatttatatacataattgatttaaaaatcatactTAAAAGTATAGATAAATACTTTATCAGTCTTATTTGCACAAAACAtagattatgaaaataattcagTATTGATATCATAACCTATTTTTTCAATTCGATTGGaacaaaattaatcaataatcattctaaaataaaatataaaataatctatttaaaaatcttaatcaACATTTAATTCTTCCTATTCTACTAAATCCATATACATTGTTATCTTATTACACAAATGTTCTTCTTCGTCGCTACTTTCATCATCATCGTCTTCATTTtgattcatttcatatttttgtgtGAGGGACAACAATTCCAACTGTCTGGGCATTTCTTCTTTATCATAATCCTTATCCTTAGATTGTTTCTCACTCATTGGTGTACACAATATGTTATCAACTTCCATGTGTATTCTTTCATGAACTATAGTTTTCAACAACGCTTTAGCTTCTTCTTTGGTTTCAGCATAGTTCAAACATTTTTGTGCATAATGAAATGCTTGATCATAGTTCATACGATTCAAATTGTAATTTGCAAGGAACATATAAGCATAGCTGTGATCACGAGTCTGTTCATCTAGTCCATGCTCTTCAATGTATTCCAAAAACATTTTTGCAGCATCATTTGGTCTATTTATAACTACATACAATCTGGAGAAAaagaataaatcaatatttaaagtaaTGAATTTAGtacataatgaaatattaacttACTTTGCTAAGTATATGAGGCCAAGCTTTTCGTCATCGCCCATCGCTCGCCCTTTTAAGTAGCTTTGAAATGCCATGTCTATATTACCtaatttttcatatacattGCCAACAGCAATTATCATACGGCTATCAAATGGTCTTAGCAATTGCGcttgtttgaaaaaatagagGCTGTGTTTGAACATGCCAAGTATTTCATATGTTTGACCCAAACCATACCATGCtctatactcgtatttatttatttctgtatcaaaatcatgaagttaattatatttatataaactattaacattataatgattattacaaCACACACCCAAGGCTTTGCTATAGCTCTGTATCGCatcgtttgaatttttaagttcCATATACTCTTGACCAAGTAGTGTCCAGGCAGCCAAATACAAAGGATTCAATTTAAGCGCGCGATGAAAGTAACGCATAGCTTTTTGATGTTCCCCGTGAAGACTATAATAGTTGCCCAAAATACAACAAGTCTCCACAcgatatttatcaattttgacTGCACGCTGAGCAAGATAAGCTAGTTCAACTCGTTGATGTTGTACAtacaataaatttgaataagtatCCATATTTTCCAGCCGACAAGGTTCAATTTCAATGAGCTCTTGAAATTTTTGTACTGCTATTTCAATgtctatgatatatttaataataaatattgattaggtATCATAGACTGgactatacaataattaaatcttttacTTACATCTTTTGTTGTGGTAACAAACTGCCACTCTAGATTGGAGAAATATACTGTCACTGAAACCACAATTGAATAAATACTGTGTCATACCTAGCATCTGTTCATTTAACTGCAAGTCCAAATATTTTTGACAGTAGAAAAAATTTTTCATCCAATGATTGGGTAACTCTAGCTTTGATAACTGAAacgatttaaacatttattgttgACCAATAAACTGGTTTTTTCcatggtttattttttgttgcttACTTTAACTCGATCTACAATAAGATCACCAAGTTGCATCCATGCATGCCAATTAAGTGGCACTTCGTTTATAGATTCAACAAGCATTTTAACTGCTGCCTCGTATTGCTCTAATTTCACGTACACCACACCAAGTAAATATGTCAAATATCCATCtcccttttttttttgtcgtatcGACTCTAATAGTTGAGACAAATAATCTAACAAATTTCGGTATTCTCTAAACATGGAAGGTGTCGCTTCACTaccaatgtttttaatattactgtCAGCAGCCAAATAATCTGAATACATTTTCagaaataatggtatttttgaACAACAATTTTTCAACCAAAATGATGCCCTGAGAATAAATTGTAGTTTTGTAATATCGCAGatagattttagatttttaaattttaaattttaaatatatgaaatacctTTGATATTCTTTGGCGTTGTAACAGGTTCGAGCATGAAGATATAGTTCCATTTCTTTATATGGTATTGGTAGTTGGTCAATAGAATATAAATCTGTAGACTTCGCAACCGGCATACGTTTAGGTACAGGAGTCAGAAGACTACGGGTGATTTTTGGTCTTTTGTACCCTTCTATTTTTTTGGTCAACGGTTTCGGGTTGTTGCCAACTTCAAGTGATAGGAGTAGATCTGAAGACCTggtaatgatgaaaaaaaaatcatatagtaataataatttaaaacaacagATCAAGGTTAcaagacaataataaaaaaaaaaaacttttaataatgaatCGGTTtcaatgtagttttttttagcAATTGACCACCGACACATGAGTCTCAATTCTCAGGGTTGGTCGATCACAGAATGCATACAACAGTCAAGTAAATCACACAATGTAGCCGTTGTGAGCGcgtgaaataacaataatggcaCTCACCACTGGCAGCTGGTTTTCAGACCTCGGGCGTACAGTTCGTTCATGCTGATGAGGAGCTCTTTTTTCACCTCGTCCATTTTTGGAACGGGGCAACCGACTTTCGCCACATCGACGTCCATAGCGTAGTTACTCATGATCCACCGCCGGAGACAAATGATACTTGAAGTCCGTATCAGTCGTTGATCTCCGGGGACATCGACCACCGATGATTGAGTAAAGAGTGCGGACTATAAGTCACCTTAGACCGGACGTCTTCAGCCTGTGttcctttaaaattttaaagtttaaatcgtACTATACGCTCAACAGTAAATTCGCACACCGACTGATAACTGATTCGTGATAGTAAACATTACCGTTTACGTTATACCAGTGATAAGCTGTCAAGCATGAATGCTGTCAAGTTGATACAGATTAGtgataaaacaaatttgtagCGCTAATTTAGCCTAAACACTAGTCACTAATCACTATAGTAAAGTTCACTACTCAGTACTCACTACATTCAGTACAGTCTAAACATAACTAAACTAattcacaaaaatcattgttttgTTCCGTAGACTGTACAACATCAAAACAACTGAACTTTGTCTATTCGTCTCAAAAAACGTTTTTGCTTTTCCTGCAGTGTCAGTGTgtcactaaattatatattttgtatggcGTTTTGGTGGAGTATTCTTTGATACTACAACCCTCAGCCATATACAGATTgccttttatattaattagctATTACCCGTGACttctattataatagatacactTGTGACCCGTCCGAGATCTCaaataatatctattcaaaATTTGGTGCCAATTTGTCAAAATCAGttgattagtatattattatgcttcatttaaatatataagatataactcgATTGTTTATCATACCTAATCTATACATCTAACGTTTCAGTTTTGCTTCAGTTAAAATATTCTCAGTtgtttatcatgtattattcCAATCCTAAAAACGTAACAGTATAGTACGTAACAGTTGGTTACTTAGTggttaataaaaaagtattagatattttataattgtatatgtataatataatgaaggtttagtttagaatttagataataattacctaACTAATACAGACagtcattttagtttttattaatataattaataatataaatatcagtatatattttaatatttaattggttcTGGTTCATATTAATTTGCTGTTAGATTCAGGACTGTGATTCAGCTTGCCATAAAGTCCAGGAAAGTTAcacattattaaacaaatgCACTGCTGTTGCATCACATTaacttatctaatataataataaaaatgaataggaattatttaataaaaaaaaatcaataaataacatttacacaattttgatgaatattatagacattatatacaatttaattttttttactcatacttatttataagttaaaacctattatttttttatctagtaGTTTATTtatcctattaattattattatgaaattgtatacaatttatttatggttatttgtattaataccgACATTTAATGACCTAGACTTCAAGTATAGTTTGATCAATTTGCCCAGTATTTTTctgtaagaaaattaaaatgaaataaaattaagcaTCATTTAATCTTAAAGTCGGTGTTAAAGTGCGatatccataaaaatatattttgatagaatGCCAAGACAATTTGTTAAAGGAACTTACATTAAAGCATCTTCTTTTGGATCTCCAAggaaaaatatgttgaaaagaagagataaataatatcaataaccaAGTTATACagtaaactgtttttttttgtcatatattTATCACAAGTGCACCAACAATAGTTACTGTTtagatattaagtataaaagcaataacgctataaaatatgattgccttaatgcaatataatagagtaaaattacattaaaaataaatatttcgttgTTCTGGTAATTTTGTTCAAAGTTTCTACATACAGTAATTACTATTCTGGCACActgtatatactaaaaataaataattaatgtatattagtcatttataatataataatatatatatattagtaattctattataaaatcGTACAAAATAGTAGTAAAACTGTAAACTATACTTAAATGGATTTTCTTTGGTGGAAGATTGTCTAGACAATACACAGAATAGTGCTTAACATCAATGATTAGCATTATagcattgataaataatattacataaaaatataattgtttgtacATAAAATGAATGCCAATTTACTAACttcctaatttttaatttttatataggtgtgtttgtgtatgtgaactatttttttaataaaaaaataagttatcacATCAGAAAAATTAAAGCTATAAACTTCATTGTGCTAAGTCCAATTCTTCATAAAGCACCGTAAATCACTTATCTAGTTTCTCTGCCAGCCAATTTATCAATGTAGTCTTGTAATGGAGCCAATTCTCTTCGATCAATTAGTACAAATTCCTgttgaagaaaaataaaaatgatcaaaattaaattaaatttatatcaatctATGGAACTTTAATCAAggtaaaataattctaaaatattatatttttttgtaaaatgttgatggatgaatattcaataactaaataatgaacaaattgtttgtatatattacatcATATACCATAGAGCATAATAGCACCAATGTTTAATGTCGAAATAAGTAGAATatagaaaattcaaattaaaaaattttacccAAAAATCAAATAACTTGACAATTGCTGTATTCATACAGTTCaagttacttttttatatattatacacaacagaaaatcaacatttttattaattgaactATTTTGGTTTGTTagatttaatcataattatatcacatattatagtaatgtcataattattgttatattatctttttttataaattaccatcCTATCCctccaaaaaaattaatttctacaaAATTGTTTACTTCTGAtgtattacatacaataatatatattacaacaaataagttaacattaaaaaatatatgattgacATCAGTTATTTTTGTGTcaactgaaaaattaataaaaggaaGAACTTGTTAAAttacatgttttttatttatattgccaTAGGACTACCATGGTCCTAAAATTAAAGAgaattaatttacctattaattacacaaatttaaaaataagaacttatatgttcttaaattgtattttttttttcttgctcataactcactttaaataaaaactgatgaCATAATTAATGTTCttacatttcaaattttataaatgaatttactttaatattataattaacaaaacaaaatggatattattaaacatgaatatgctttgttatacatttataaaatgaagACAGCAAATTCAGGTGTTCTCTTACTTTAAcacaaatgcaaaaaaaaaaggaaatcaaAATAGCCCATTCTCTTTATTAACCAAGTATGAAATGATGTAACtattcattataatagtataaaattggtaataataatatttataatactgtattagGATATATATGCTGAAAATAATTTGCACACATACCTGaacaaagtaaataaaatgcTTGAACGATGTGTTGAGATGTGCTTCCTCGcctagtgtaacaattgaatcGAAATGTGTATGATATATATGAGCATACACCCTAAATAACCGTTTAAGTATTGTCTTAGCAATCGATAAGAAGTTCTTAGGAAATGGGACACCGATTTTTGAAGGGAACAATGTTTCGTCATCCAATTGATCCTGAACCCAAGTCATCAAATAATCAATGTATTTTGGAGCAGAACACTTAATAGGTTTCTTAACCGTCAGGCCATCTGCCCAATGATATTCGTATTTGGGTCCAGCAGACATTATAGAACAACTTTCCTCAGTGCAGAATTCCGTTATTGTACCGTATAACATGTttatttgattgaaaaaatcaacagctgaaaaaaatataacatagttcaatactacaatattttaaacaaaaaattattaatattttgtaagttaaatgttaatgaaaaactaatataaatatattattaaagttaataacacTAGATTATCATTTAGGTATTagctttaaataatagtaattcttAATCAATTGTTaaacagatatttataaaaatgtaatttaatttaaatagttttgtaaacaaaaataattataattaaaacacaataaCTGTTCTGAATACTGATTAAAAAAACTCCATTcttatattgttatgaaaaagtgtattttagtattttattcttGGTAATATTTCAACTAgataagtatactatataaaaaggCGGAAGAGACGTTCAGGATCTTCTACAAGATGGCGGTGGAGATCCTGACTCTCAAGGAGCAAGAAGAAAGGGTGCGGCAAGCAGCTGAGGCCAACGAGCGGTGAAGATTCATAAAAAACATAGAGGGTGGCGGGCTCAGGCTAGCCTGAAAAGAGGTTCTCAGGACAAGATGTCTAGGGTGGCCCAAGAAGACCTCGCagctatatacatatttttttttcttaatgttgTAAGAGGATAATGCGGGGCATGTCCTATATATCCCCATTTAAGCTTTAAATACCTGTTCGCCCTCTCGGGTCCGTGATCCACATATACATACCAGCTTCCGCTGAGGAAGGTAGTTCTCAGACCCTTTAGGGctcactaaattatataaattgaatgatTATTCTTTAATCAATAAACGATGCTGTATTGGAGCTAAGCAATGTGAAAACAGTCTGACCCTCATGTAGTGATTAACAagggaaaataaaaaataaaaggtatactatattataagttgtattatCCTAAAATAAGTtcaattaaacaaataacaagtagactttaaaaataaaaacataagaacaatactagaatattatttaatttaaaatgtattcctagaaaaataaaagtttaaaatattattatacataattataactatacttttaattatgtaCAAGATATttataagagtataatattCCTCATTAATCTttgtacacacaaaaaaaaaataaaaagattacaGAAGAAATGAGAAACAATACTTCAATACTTATGTTGATAAGACTATAACATTATAGTTAGGACCAATTAGTAGTAgcaattatagtttaattaagaccaaatagttatgataataagatttttactattttatcatatttaactaTCTAAAAGAATTTAAGAAACAAAAACTTTTCAAGACAAATTAGAGCAACTTTAAGGAATAATTTGTCATTGTAAGAAAACAATATTGCATTGTGCGTTTGATTTTAAACTATCAGTAAAGGTACTTAGATTTGAAAGTTTAAACTtagaaataactattataactaaatggattaaatattaagtattttatattatattaatattattgataaatttacaaaaaaatacaatatgatattcaGTTTAATCACTTACGgacttttatacttaataatcataaataattttaatgcatttaaactaggaataatagaaaaattaaatttaaatcataaaaaatccaaaatataagTTGTTACATATGAAACATACAACCATTATGatagattattaaatactaataaatatatctattgtaatactactatgttaatttttagtttaacttaagtttattttatacaaattttgaatatttacataatttttgaataaataaattaataaattaatacttaactaaaaatttaagaCTACGCATTGATACTCACTGTTGACGGCAACCCATTCATTGAGATCTTCGCCTTCTGGTAGTAGTACGGCCAATCTCAGATTGCCCGAACCAAGAGTGGCTGCTGCGTGCTTCATTAGATCGTATTGGTGTGTACCTTCTGGTATATTCTTCTTAGGTTTAAAAGTCTTTGATGATCTGCCTCcactgcaaaaaaaaataaaaatacaatttacaaccaTTAATAACATGTCTAGTTTATCGATCTCAGCTAATGAACATTGTAAAACACTCACAATAGGAAGCTCATTATGAATTGGCCTAGAACATAAACCGAACGTCTCTTGACAAACGATCGCGATGAATACCCTTTCGTAACAATGCGAACATTTACCAACTACCTCTGCACAAAAACAATCACTGGTATGGTATACCAGACAACAAAAACGAACGATGTCCGTGGAaaaggataaaaatattaagacaacaaaaaaaaacaaaagaaaatacTTAATTCGTCGACTGCGTTACTGCTTTGCAACTTTGCAAGACTTACACTAGTCAAACTCGATATCGATATGCATTAATTCAGATGTTAACgactagaatattattattatttttactcggAAAAGAGttgcaacaacaaaaaaaaacctataaaactataatgtGTTAAATCAGTGGTGTTGGTCAGCTGTTAAATTAGTGTTACACACGAGTTGATAAGGAATTACAATAGTGTTTTCTTATAAGCCTGAAGttaggtacaaaatatttttccgtGACTAATCTAAAATAGTTAAGTTTCGGagcatacatattaaaattttattttgtaatttgtatagtaaatactaaataaaaatatctaataataataataaatatctacacATCATTGCAAAAAGTTCCAAATccttacgaataatattttttggtattacaacaaaatagtacctactacctaataAAGTAGACAGGTAATAACTAAAAccgttatttttgtttaaatatatattcaaattaaaattaaaatatctacaaaaa includes:
- the LOC132929622 gene encoding cell division cycle protein 23 homolog, whose protein sequence is MSNYAMDVDVAKVGCPVPKMDEVKKELLISMNELYARGLKTSCQWSSDLLLSLEVGNNPKPLTKKIEGYKRPKITRSLLTPVPKRMPVAKSTDLYSIDQLPIPYKEMELYLHARTCYNAKEYQRASFWLKNCCSKIPLFLKMYSDYLAADSNIKNIGSEATPSMFREYRNLLDYLSQLLESIRQKKKGDGYLTYLLGVVYVKLEQYEAAVKMLVESINEVPLNWHAWMQLGDLIVDRVKLSKLELPNHWMKNFFYCQKYLDLQLNEQMLGMTQYLFNCGFSDSIFLQSRVAVCYHNKRYIEIAVQKFQELIEIEPCRLENMDTYSNLLYVQHQRVELAYLAQRAVKIDKYRVETCCILGNYYSLHGEHQKAMRYFHRALKLNPLYLAAWTLLGQEYMELKNSNDAIQSYSKALEINKYEYRAWYGLGQTYEILGMFKHSLYFFKQAQLLRPFDSRMIIAVGNVYEKLGNIDMAFQSYLKGRAMGDDEKLGLIYLAKLYVVINRPNDAAKMFLEYIEEHGLDEQTRDHSYAYMFLANYNLNRMNYDQAFHYAQKCLNYAETKEEAKALLKTIVHERIHMEVDNILCTPMSEKQSKDKDYDKEEMPRQLELLSLTQKYEMNQNEDDDDESSDEEEHLCNKITMYMDLVE
- the LOC132929629 gene encoding MOB kinase activator-like 1, whose product is MSFLFGGRSSKTFKPKKNIPEGTHQYDLMKHAAATLGSGNLRLAVLLPEGEDLNEWVAVNTVDFFNQINMLYGTITEFCTEESCSIMSAGPKYEYHWADGLTVKKPIKCSAPKYIDYLMTWVQDQLDDETLFPSKIGVPFPKNFLSIAKTILKRLFRVYAHIYHTHFDSIVTLGEEAHLNTSFKHFIYFVQEFVLIDRRELAPLQDYIDKLAGRETR